CTTCCTTTTCAGCTTTCTCCTCTTTAGGAATAGTTTCTAACTGTTCTGTCATGATGCTCCTATCATCATCTGTGGATCAAAGCAAACcatgacaacaacaaaacaacaaaaacattagTAACAAATGTACAAAATCCTTCATCTATTTCACAAACTGCAAATTAAAGAGATAAAgggacatttttaaaggattaaatgaaaaaaaattttccattaGGTTATTGGATTTTATTTGGGAGtagataattaaagaaaataatgcacaCCTTGAGTGTCCACCCAGAGGCTGTCTGCATCCATGATGGAGTCATCAATGGTGGTCTCGTCTTTGTAATCATCATAGGTTTCTGTCTTGTATTCCGAGAGTGCAACCTCTTCTCTCTCAGGGGAAGCCGGAGCCTCTGGGGAGCCGTCCTTGGGTTCTGCCTGGGCTTCAGCTGCCTCTTTGACTTCGAGCTCTTCTTCGGCATGAGGGGATGGTCTCCTCTCCACCTCAGGCTGCTCTAGAGCCGCAAAACGCACGCTGTGGGAACCCGACTCCCCCTCATCAGTTGTGGTTTGCACTACAGTGATGAAATCATCCTCGATGGTTACAACGGACTCAATCACTCCTTTGTGTTCACCTGGGCAGGTCTCCACGAAttcctctctgacacctgggatGCCCAGGTCGGTAATCTGAAGAGTGTCTGAGCGAAAGAGCAGTTTATCATATTCTCCCCGGGCTTCTATCTCTTCTtcctcactctgagcctctgctggTTCAGCTGAGACGGCTTCGGGCAGTGGCTCTGTGACGTCAGAGGGTGTAATAGATATGTCTGGAgtctctttgctttcttctttcggCAGCTGAATAAACTCCATCTGGACATCAGCTCCCTCCTCTGGGGCTGCATCAGCCTCCGAAACAGCAGGTGCACAAGGTATTTCCACTGACAATTTGATGGCAATCTCGTCCTGGATTAGAGAAGACTCTGGGGATGTTTCCTTCTTGCCCTCATCGGCTTTCAAGGACTCCATGGTGAGGCTTTCATGCTCACCGCTGGACTCATAGGACTCCTCTTTGTCTACAGCCTCCTGATGCACCAAGTCAGGCTTGGCTACCTTCTCTTTGACTTCCGTTTCACTGACTTTGGCACCTTCTTTCACTTGGCAAGGCTCAACACCCATGAACACATCTGCCTCCTGAGGTGCTGTGGAGGAGGGAGTCAGGTCCTGTGGAGCTTCAGGTTGAAGCTCTGTTGCTTTTGCAGCATCTACATTTAGCCCTGCCGCCATCTGTCCAAAGTCACTGATTTTAACATCTAATTGACTCTGGTCAGCTTTCTGTGCTGCAAAATCCAGTTCTGATTCAGCTTTTTTGGGTGGTTCTACCTCAGCTACCTCTGGCACTGAACTAAgacctttctctgctttctcagccACGAGAGGTGATGCATCCTTTGAAACTGTCGGTTCTTTGGCCAGAGCCTGCTCGTGGGTTACTCCTGCTCCAAATGATTCAACTTCATCACCAGCCTCTTCTGCTTCCTTGGCCTGTTCTTTTGACTCAGCGTGTTCTTCGCTTTTTTCTAGTACAGTATCCAGCTTATCATTAGCTTTCCTCTCCTGATCCAATTCCCTGGCCAGTCCCGATCTGTCACCAGAGATATGAGGGGGAGCTTCTTTCTCAGCACTTAACTCATCTTTGACTCTTCCGGCAGCTGCTAGTTTTACTTCAATCAGTGAAAGGTCTGTGGCCAAATCTCTCCGCACTTTATCATCTGCGCCCTCGTAAAAGGAGCCACTCTCCCCGGATAAATTCTCACTGTCTTGAACAGGTGATGGGAGTGGGACCGtgtatttattgaacacacaGTAGCCCAGGTCTTCGAGCTGACTGTCCGTTTTAACAATGACGTGGTTTTCATCAGTGACAGGGGGCAAGCCAGTGCTACTCTCTTCAACCACAGTCTCTGAGGGGACTGATTTCCTCCTGGCCACCTCAGCATCTGCGCTCACGGAAGCTAATCTTGACCTTGTGCCCGCCAGATCCAGCATTTCAGGCAGGTCAGGGGCCATGACAGTGCCATTTTTGTAATAGTCTTTGGCTAGGAAAGGTGACTCACAGGACGTCTCGACTTGAGTACTTTCCTCTCCAGTAGCTTTTTCATCCTCTACtcgtttttcttcctctttgctttctgTTGGGAAGCAAGGGGCTTTCTCTAACGCAGGTGTTGTGGCTGGAAGGTAATCATCCCCTTCGTCCATGCTTCCACTAGTGTTGGTTAGAATATCAGAAGCCAGAGGGGAAAGATCGTGCCCCCGACCAAAGTTAAATCCAAGGGCGATGGAGTCCAGGCAAGACATGGGCAAATTGATTGACATGCTTCTTTGTTCTATTGCGGACCTACCACCAAGTCCTAAACTCCTGCTTAGTGTCAAATCGTCCTTATTCTTACTGTGGAGATCTCTTTTCTCCCCATACACTTTTGGATCAATAGTGAACATTCTTTCTTGAGGAGAACTGGGTTCTTCAGGTAAATCAGATGGATAGCTCTGAGCAAGAGTACTGTAGCCTGCTTCTTGTGCTGAAGCGCTGGGCTGggattctttctctgcctgaggCGCCTTGTCGCCATTTTTATACATGGGAGATACAGTTTCAAAAGACTCTTGGGCACTTTCTCTTGTGTCACTGAGTTCATAGTAATCACTGCCTGGTTGGATGCTTTTTGTCACTTCTTCTTTCAAGACAGATGTTTCAAAGTACTTGGACATTCCTGACTTATCTTCATAAAACGGCATATCAACATCAGCTGATGCCGCAGTGCCAGCTCCTTCAACCTTTTTATCTTTGTCAGCAACTTTTTCTTCAAAAAGGTCCTGGGTATCAGTCTTTTCACTTAGAGCAGCTGGTTCGGTCACGACCTTCTCTGGTGTCTTAGAGGTCACGGTTGAATCTGTGACAGCTTGCTCCAAGCTGACAGGGAACGAGTCCTGTTTTAATACATCTGTGGTAGGCTCTTGGcttttctgttcttcctttgGGAAAGTGTGCTCTGTGGAGGGCTGAAGTAtgcttgtttcttcctctgtcattTTTGGGGGTTTGCTCTCTTGTGGCATGGCTTTGTCAGAAACGGTTGTTTGTTCTTCAAGAGTTAGCTGAAGTTCCTTTTCGGTAAGTGTAGGTTCCTGCCCACTGAGGGTGGAGGTCTCTTTTTTTGGAACACTGTCTTGCTTTATTGcccctttttcttcctctaaaaCTTTCTCTGGGACACATTCATCCACAATCAGAATGTGAGCATCTTTGGGTGAGGTGACTGCCTCTGAGGCTGGTGCTTCTGCCATTTTGTCAGGTTTATCTTTATGGGGCTCTTCAACTGTAGAACTATCTTTGGCACTTGCTGGGCCGCTGGTTTCTTCCAGAGATTTTTTGTCACCTGGCTGTAATAGGGCAGGGGCAAAGGGTGATGCTTCTGCAACAATTTCATTCTTCATGACATCTAGAGGAAGAGTGAAGCTTCCACCCTGAAAGGGACTCGGCATGGGAGAATCAAACTGTTTCCCTTCCCATTTGGGGATATCCTCGAGTACATCTTTTTCCTTCATGGGTGTTAGGGGGCCAGGAGATACGGGAGCAACTAAACGCCACTCATCCTTTTTTGCTTCTGTCGGCATTTCAATGAACCAGTCCTTTTGCTCTTTCGCAGCTGGAGGCTCTGCAGGGAGGCCAATACCAGGGATCACCAGGCTTGGTTCTGTCTTCCGCTGCATGTCTTCTAGGCCAGCAACGAGAGTGTGCCCAAACAGAGAGGGaggtgctttttcttcttctgtgcctTGCATGTCCTTTTTATCAGGAGAAGTTTTAGTTGTCTCAGGCTGAGAAACTAAGGCAGCATGTTTAAGGTCTTCGccaggcttgctttgtttctctgactccttttccttcttgtccAGTGGCTCAGCTGCAGAGGGAGTCAACTCCTGTTGATCACGGAACTCCATCTTCAAGGCTGTAAGTAAACCTGAAGTAATTGGgttgatttttaaacaaataggCAAGTGCTTCCAGGGAGTAagcttaaaattatattttgaaatgacaaaTGAATGgtaaggtaaaaagaaaaactatggaaCATGCAAGCATGCTACCCACttaaaaaatcaatatgaaaatgtCGGGACTGAGATATATTTGTACGATTGCTAAAATGAACTTCCATTGTAAATTAATGTGCATAGGAATTGTAATAAGAGTATATTCTGAATACCCttatttcccttgttttttcTCCTAAATAGTATGTGATGTGTATTGTAGTAGAAAGAAATTTCATGTGCCTGCTACagataaatattataaattaaagaatattGAATAAGTAACATTAGGGTACAAAAGAATGTATATTAAGGACTCAGTATGGAAAAGGATTGACTTCTAATGaactttttcatgtgttttctcatttaaaagtGAATTGGCAGGCCATGGGCAGGAGGCCAATTAATTTATAATAAGTATTAATAGTTTCAATTAACTTGATCAGCAAATGCCAGGACCAATTTTGGGGGCATTGAAAGGTCACTGGCATAAATTTTTAGAAGTCATCTGAGATTAAATTTCAGGATtataagtaaatatttgctattgaCTTTATATGATATGATCTAAGAATTAATGAGTCAATTTCTACCACATATTCAAAATTCTTAATACCTAATAATTACTTAGTCTGTTTGCTAGACATAAGAAAATTTGAATTATACTGTTAATACTGGAATGTCATGTGAGTAACAAAATTTTTAAGAGTCAGTTATCAAAATCTTTCTCTCCTTGGGCATGACCTCATTTCCTGAAACATGACTGACTGGTGAGGCACTGACAGTCCTGGCTTTAGAGATGCTTTACAGAAATTAAATGACTctttcttagttttatttatttgccaaCCCAAAAGGCTTCACAGTCTCACTTGTGCTTTAAGGCAAAaggtatttcattgtggtcatTGGGGCTAAAtgtaattatctgaaaaagatttgggggaaaataatacAATTCAATCATCTCTCAAAGAGTAAGTGTATGGATCATCATTACCTTATATACTTGTGTGTCCTGTTGtaacaatagaaaagaaataatttatgaaCTTCTAATAACGGTTAGATGAATGAAAACTCAAGAGATATGGGGATGATCAAAGGGGTGGGTTGCCATGGAGAGGAAATAATATGAGAAGCATCAGCAGGAGCTTTTAAGAAACCAAACCAGTATTCATTGAAGCATATAAAATATAGCACACTGCGGTTGCAAACAAAAACGATTCTACCATTTAAGCCTCTATGTGCCAGAATCCAACTCtatgatttgaaagaaaaaaagcatatgaaCTGCTgtcccaaaaataaaaataaaaatatacatgtattagCAATGTGACTGGCAAACATTTGAGATgaggggggaggaaaaaaagctcACACAGCGTCATCAGCCTGGCTGCAAAGCGTATTGTATCATGGCAAAGGAAAACCAGGAATGGGCTGCAGCACTGGAAAACCAAGCTGCCACACAGCACCTGCACAAGCCACACTCTCTGCTCATTAAGCCTAAAACAGTGGTCTTGGGATTCTAAGAAGACGGAGTGATGGAATAGCATTGGAAAGGCATCGTTGGTAAGCTGCTGGAAAGATCATTTGCAACAAAATACATGCAAATCCTAAGAGAGACACACCTTCCTTGGCAGAGGAAGGGATTTTTACTTCTGGAGACACCTCCGTGACCTCTTTTACACTTTTCTGCTGTGGGGCCCCTGCTGGGGCACTCTCTTCGGGAACTATTTGGGCCTCCGCACTAGACTCCAGATGGCCCTCACTGAGGCCCTTGGGTTGGtctgaggcctgggccgccccaCACTCTTT
This Equus asinus isolate D_3611 breed Donkey chromosome 19, EquAss-T2T_v2, whole genome shotgun sequence DNA region includes the following protein-coding sequences:
- the MAP2 gene encoding microtubule-associated protein 2 isoform X22, producing MADDRKDEAKAPHWTSAQLTEASAHPHPPEIKEQGGAGQALVRSANGFPYREDEEGAFGEHGPQGTYSNTKENGINGELTSADRETAEEVSARIVQVVTAEAVAVLKGEQEKEVQHKDQPAALPLAEETANLPPSPPPSPASEQTVAVAEALKMEFRDQQELTPSAAEPLDKKEKESEKQSKPGEDLKHAALVSQPETTKTSPDKKDMQGTEEEKAPPSLFGHTLVAGLEDMQRKTEPSLVIPGIGLPAEPPAAKEQKDWFIEMPTEAKKDEWRLVAPVSPGPLTPMKEKDVLEDIPKWEGKQFDSPMPSPFQGGSFTLPLDVMKNEIVAEASPFAPALLQPGDKKSLEETSGPASAKDSSTVEEPHKDKPDKMAEAPASEAVTSPKDAHILIVDECVPEKVLEEEKGAIKQDSVPKKETSTLSGQEPTLTEKELQLTLEEQTTVSDKAMPQESKPPKMTEEETSILQPSTEHTFPKEEQKSQEPTTDVLKQDSFPVSLEQAVTDSTVTSKTPEKVVTEPAALSEKTDTQDLFEEKVADKDKKVEGAGTAASADVDMPFYEDKSGMSKYFETSVLKEEVTKSIQPGSDYYELSDTRESAQESFETVSPMYKNGDKAPQAEKESQPSASAQEAGYSTLAQSYPSDLPEEPSSPQERMFTIDPKVYGEKRDLHSKNKDDLTLSRSLGLGGRSAIEQRSMSINLPMSCLDSIALGFNFGRGHDLSPLASDILTNTSGSMDEGDDYLPATTPALEKAPCFPTESKEEEKRVEDEKATGEESTQVETSCESPFLAKDYYKNGTVMAPDLPEMLDLAGTRSRLASVSADAEVARRKSVPSETVVEESSTGLPPVTDENHVIVKTDSQLEDLGYCVFNKYTVPLPSPVQDSENLSGESGSFYEGADDKVRRDLATDLSLIEVKLAAAGRVKDELSAEKEAPPHISGDRSGLARELDQERKANDKLDTVLEKSEEHAESKEQAKEAEEAGDEVESFGAGVTHEQALAKEPTVSKDASPLVAEKAEKGLSSVPEVAEVEPPKKAESELDFAAQKADQSQLDVKISDFGQMAAGLNVDAAKATELQPEAPQDLTPSSTAPQEADVFMGVEPCQVKEGAKVSETEVKEKVAKPDLVHQEAVDKEESYESSGEHESLTMESLKADEGKKETSPESSLIQDEIAIKLSVEIPCAPAVSEADAAPEEGADVQMEFIQLPKEESKETPDISITPSDVTEPLPEAVSAEPAEAQSEEEEIEARGEYDKLLFRSDTLQITDLGIPGVREEFVETCPGEHKGVIESVVTIEDDFITVVQTTTDEGESGSHSVRFAALEQPEVERRPSPHAEEELEVKEAAEAQAEPKDGSPEAPASPEREEVALSEYKTETYDDYKDETTIDDSIMDADSLWVDTQDDDRSIMTEQLETIPKEEKAEKEARRPSLEKHRKEKPFKTGRGRISTPERKIAKKEPSTVSRDEVRRKKAVYKKAELAKKTEVQAHSPSRKFILKPAIKYTRPTHLSCVKRKTTAAGGESTQAPSIFKQAKDKVSDGVTKSPEKRSSLPRPSSILPPRRGVSGDRDENSFSLNSSISSSARRTTRSEPIRRAGKSGTSTPTTPGSTAITPGTPPSYSSRTPGTPGTPSYPRTPHTPGTPKSAILVPGEKKVAIIRTPPKSPATPKQLRLINQPLPDLKNVKSKIGSTDNIKYQPKGGQVQIVTKKIDLSHVTSKCGSLKNIRHRPGGGRVKIESVKLDFKEKAQAKVGSLDNAHHVPGGGNVKIDSQKLNFREHAKARVDHGAEIITQSPGRSSVASPRRLSNVSSSGSINLLESPQLATLAEDVTAALAKQGL
- the MAP2 gene encoding microtubule-associated protein 2 isoform X30, whose protein sequence is MADDRKDEAKAPHWTSAQLTEASAHPHPPEIKEQGGAGQALVRSANGFPYREDEEGAFGEHGPQGTYSNTKENGINGELTSADRETAEEVSARIVQVVTAEAVAVLKGEQEKEVQHKDQPAALPLAEETANLPPSPPPSPASEQTVAVAEEEETLEGPEAEEEKPATLPGKECGAAQASDQPKGLSEGHLESSAEAQIVPEESAPAGAPQQKSVKEVTEVSPEVKIPSSAKEGLLTALKMEFRDQQELTPSAAEPLDKKEKESEKQSKPGEDLKHAALVSQPETTKTSPDKKDMQGTEEEKAPPSLFGHTLVAGLEDMQRKTEPSLVIPGIGLPAEPPAAKEQKDWFIEMPTEAKKDEWRLVAPVSPGPLTPMKEKDVLEDIPKWEGKQFDSPMPSPFQGGSFTLPLDVMKNEIVAEASPFAPALLQPGDKKSLEETSGPASAKDSSTVEEPHKDKPDKMAEAPASEAVTSPKDAHILIVDECVPEKVLEEEKGAIKQDSVPKKETSTLSGQEPTLTEKELQLTLEEQTTVSDKAMPQESKPPKMTEEETSILQPSTEHTFPKEEQKSQEPTTDVLKQDSFPVSLEQAVTDSTVTSKTPEKVVTEPAALSEKTDTQDLFEEKVADKDKKVEGAGTAASADVDMPFYEDKSGMSKYFETSVLKEEVTKSIQPGSDYYELSDTRESAQESFETVSPMYKNGDKAPQAEKESQPSASAQEAGYSTLAQSYPSDLPEEPSSPQERMFTIDPKVYGEKRDLHSKNKDDLTLSRSLGLGGRSAIEQRSMSINLPMSCLDSIALGFNFGRGHDLSPLASDILTNTSGSMDEGDDYLPATTPALEKAPCFPTESKEEEKRVEDEKATGEESTQVETSCESPFLAKDYYKNGTVMAPDLPEMLDLAGTRSRLASVSADAEVARRKSVPSETVVEESSTGLPPVTDENHVIVKTDSQLEDLGYCVFNKYTVPLPSPVQDSENLSGESGSFYEGADDKVRRDLATDLSLIEVKLAAAGRVKDELSAEKEAPPHISGDRSGLARELDQERKANDKLDTVLEKSEEHAESKEQAKEAEEAGDEVESFGAGVTHEQALAKEPTVSKDASPLVAEKAEKGLSSVPEVAEVEPPKKAESELDFAAQKADQSQLDVKISDFGQMAAGLNVDAAKATELQPEAPQDLTPSSTAPQEADVFMGVEPCQVKEGAKVSETEVKEKVAKPDLVHQEAVDKEESYESSGEHESLTMESLKADEGKKETSPESSLIQDEIAIKLSVEIPCAPAVSEADAAPEEGADVQMEFIQLPKEESKETPDISITPSDVTEPLPEAVSAEPAEAQSEEEEIEARGEYDKLLFRSDTLQITDLGIPGVREEFVETCPGEHKGVIESVVTIEDDFITVVQTTTDEGESGSHSVRFAALEQPEVERRPSPHAEEELEVKEAAEAQAEPKDGSPEAPASPEREEVALSEYKTETYDDYKDETTIDDSIMDADSLWVDTQDDDRSIMTEQLETIPKEEKAEKEARRPSLEKHRKEKPFKTGRGRISTPERKIAKKEPSTVSRDEVRRKKVYKKAELAKKTEVQAHSPSRKFILKPAIKYTRPTHLSCVKRKTTAAGGESTQAPSIFKQAKDKVSDGVTKSPEKRSSLPRPSSILPPRRGVSGDRDENSFSLNSSISSSARRTTRSEPIRRAGKSGTSTPTTPGSTAITPGTPPSYSSRTPGTPGTPSYPRTPHTPGTPKSAILVPGEKKVAIIRTPPKSPATPKQLRLINQPLPDLKNVKSKIGSTDNIKYQPKGGQVQIVTKKIDLSHVTSKCGSLKNIRHRPGGGRVKIESVKLDFKEKAQAKVGSLDNAHHVPGGGNVKIDSQKLNFREHAKARVDHGAEIITQSPGRSSVASPRRLSNVSSSGSINLLESPQLATLAEDVTAALAKQGL
- the MAP2 gene encoding microtubule-associated protein 2 isoform X18, with the translated sequence MADDRKDEAKAPHWTSAQLTEASAHPHPPEIKEQGGAGQALVRSANGFPYREDEEGAFGEHGPQGTYSNTKENGINGELTSADRETAEEVSARIVQVVTAEAVAVLKGEQEKEVQHKDQPAALPLAAEETANLPPSPPPSPASEQTVAVAEGLLTALKMEFRDQQELTPSAAEPLDKKEKESEKQSKPGEDLKHAALVSQPETTKTSPDKKDMQGTEEEKAPPSLFGHTLVAGLEDMQRKTEPSLVIPGIGLPAEPPAAKEQKDWFIEMPTEAKKDEWRLVAPVSPGPLTPMKEKDVLEDIPKWEGKQFDSPMPSPFQGGSFTLPLDVMKNEIVAEASPFAPALLQPGDKKSLEETSGPASAKDSSTVEEPHKDKPDKMAEAPASEAVTSPKDAHILIVDECVPEKVLEEEKGAIKQDSVPKKETSTLSGQEPTLTEKELQLTLEEQTTVSDKAMPQESKPPKMTEEETSILQPSTEHTFPKEEQKSQEPTTDVLKQDSFPVSLEQAVTDSTVTSKTPEKVVTEPAALSEKTDTQDLFEEKVADKDKKVEGAGTAASADVDMPFYEDKSGMSKYFETSVLKEEVTKSIQPGSDYYELSDTRESAQESFETVSPMYKNGDKAPQAEKESQPSASAQEAGYSTLAQSYPSDLPEEPSSPQERMFTIDPKVYGEKRDLHSKNKDDLTLSRSLGLGGRSAIEQRSMSINLPMSCLDSIALGFNFGRGHDLSPLASDILTNTSGSMDEGDDYLPATTPALEKAPCFPTESKEEEKRVEDEKATGEESTQVETSCESPFLAKDYYKNGTVMAPDLPEMLDLAGTRSRLASVSADAEVARRKSVPSETVVEESSTGLPPVTDENHVIVKTDSQLEDLGYCVFNKYTVPLPSPVQDSENLSGESGSFYEGADDKVRRDLATDLSLIEVKLAAAGRVKDELSAEKEAPPHISGDRSGLARELDQERKANDKLDTVLEKSEEHAESKEQAKEAEEAGDEVESFGAGVTHEQALAKEPTVSKDASPLVAEKAEKGLSSVPEVAEVEPPKKAESELDFAAQKADQSQLDVKISDFGQMAAGLNVDAAKATELQPEAPQDLTPSSTAPQEADVFMGVEPCQVKEGAKVSETEVKEKVAKPDLVHQEAVDKEESYESSGEHESLTMESLKADEGKKETSPESSLIQDEIAIKLSVEIPCAPAVSEADAAPEEGADVQMEFIQLPKEESKETPDISITPSDVTEPLPEAVSAEPAEAQSEEEEIEARGEYDKLLFRSDTLQITDLGIPGVREEFVETCPGEHKGVIESVVTIEDDFITVVQTTTDEGESGSHSVRFAALEQPEVERRPSPHAEEELEVKEAAEAQAEPKDGSPEAPASPEREEVALSEYKTETYDDYKDETTIDDSIMDADSLWVDTQDDDRSIMTEQLETIPKEEKAEKEARRPSLEKHRKEKPFKTGRGRISTPERKIAKKEPSTVSRDEVRRKKVYKKAELAKKTEVQAHSPSRKFILKPAIKYTRPTHLSCVKRKTTAAGGESTQAPSIFKQAKDKVSDGVTKSPEKRSSLPRPSSILPPRRGVSGDRDENSFSLNSSISSSARRTTRSEPIRRAGKSGTSTPTTPGSTAITPGTPPSYSSRTPGTPGTPSYPRTPHTPGTPKSAILVPGEKKVAIIRTPPKSPATPKQLRLINQPLPDLKNVKSKIGSTDNIKYQPKGGQVQIVTKKIDLSHVTSKCGSLKNIRHRPGGGRVKIESVKLDFKEKAQAKVGSLDNAHHVPGGGNVKIDSQKLNFREHAKARVDHGAEIITQSPGRSSVASPRRLSNVSSSGSINLLESPQLATLAEDVTAALAKQGL
- the MAP2 gene encoding microtubule-associated protein 2 isoform X1 is translated as MADDRKDEAKAPHWTSAQLTEASAHPHPPEIKEQGGAGQALVRSANGFPYREDEEGAFGEHGPQGTYSNTKENGINGELTSADRETAEEVSARIVQVVTAEAVAVLKGEQEKEVQHKDQPAALPLAAEETANLPPSPPPSPASEQTVAVAEEEETLEGPEAEEEKPATLPGKECGAAQASDQPKGLSEGHLESSAEAQIVPEESAPAGAPQQKSVKEVTEVSPEVKIPSSAKEGLLTALKMEFRDQQELTPSAAEPLDKKEKESEKQSKPGEDLKHAALVSQPETTKTSPDKKDMQGTEEEKAPPSLFGHTLVAGLEDMQRKTEPSLVIPGIGLPAEPPAAKEQKDWFIEMPTEAKKDEWRLVAPVSPGPLTPMKEKDVLEDIPKWEGKQFDSPMPSPFQGGSFTLPLDVMKNEIVAEASPFAPALLQPGDKKSLEETSGPASAKDSSTVEEPHKDKPDKMAEAPASEAVTSPKDAHILIVDECVPEKVLEEEKGAIKQDSVPKKETSTLSGQEPTLTEKELQLTLEEQTTVSDKAMPQESKPPKMTEEETSILQPSTEHTFPKEEQKSQEPTTDVLKQDSFPVSLEQAVTDSTVTSKTPEKVVTEPAALSEKTDTQDLFEEKVADKDKKVEGAGTAASADVDMPFYEDKSGMSKYFETSVLKEEVTKSIQPGSDYYELSDTRESAQESFETVSPMYKNGDKAPQAEKESQPSASAQEAGYSTLAQSYPSDLPEEPSSPQERMFTIDPKVYGEKRDLHSKNKDDLTLSRSLGLGGRSAIEQRSMSINLPMSCLDSIALGFNFGRGHDLSPLASDILTNTSGSMDEGDDYLPATTPALEKAPCFPTESKEEEKRVEDEKATGEESTQVETSCESPFLAKDYYKNGTVMAPDLPEMLDLAGTRSRLASVSADAEVARRKSVPSETVVEESSTGLPPVTDENHVIVKTDSQLEDLGYCVFNKYTVPLPSPVQDSENLSGESGSFYEGADDKVRRDLATDLSLIEVKLAAAGRVKDELSAEKEAPPHISGDRSGLARELDQERKANDKLDTVLEKSEEHAESKEQAKEAEEAGDEVESFGAGVTHEQALAKEPTVSKDASPLVAEKAEKGLSSVPEVAEVEPPKKAESELDFAAQKADQSQLDVKISDFGQMAAGLNVDAAKATELQPEAPQDLTPSSTAPQEADVFMGVEPCQVKEGAKVSETEVKEKVAKPDLVHQEAVDKEESYESSGEHESLTMESLKADEGKKETSPESSLIQDEIAIKLSVEIPCAPAVSEADAAPEEGADVQMEFIQLPKEESKETPDISITPSDVTEPLPEAVSAEPAEAQSEEEEIEARGEYDKLLFRSDTLQITDLGIPGVREEFVETCPGEHKGVIESVVTIEDDFITVVQTTTDEGESGSHSVRFAALEQPEVERRPSPHAEEELEVKEAAEAQAEPKDGSPEAPASPEREEVALSEYKTETYDDYKDETTIDDSIMDADSLWVDTQDDDRSIMTEQLETIPKEEKAEKEARRPSLEKHRKEKPFKTGRGRISTPERKIAKKEPSTVSRDEVRRKKAVYKKAELAKKTEVQAHSPSRKFILKPAIKYTRPTHLSCVKRKTTAAGGESTQAPSIFKQAKDKVSNSTLSKIPALQGSTKPPRCRPACPSTTKRATFSDSFLIRPTSEGSTDHLPYSESGKKDGVTKSPEKRSSLPRPSSILPPRRGVSGDRDENSFSLNSSISSSARRTTRSEPIRRAGKSGTSTPTTPGSTAITPGTPPSYSSRTPGTPGTPSYPRTPHTPGTPKSAILVPGEKKVAIIRTPPKSPATPKQLRLINQPLPDLKNVKSKIGSTDNIKYQPKGGQVRILNKKIDFSKVQSRCGSKDNIKHSAGGGNVQIVTKKIDLSHVTSKCGSLKNIRHRPGGGRVKIESVKLDFKEKAQAKVGSLDNAHHVPGGGNVKIDSQKLNFREHAKARVDHGAEIITQSPGRSSVASPRRLSNVSSSGSINLLESPQLATLAEDVTAALAKQGL